The Natronincola ferrireducens nucleotide sequence TAATGAATTTTTTGCTGGGGTTAGTTCGAGGCATAGGTATGGGCATAGGTTTTACCCTGCTCACAGGACTTATTATAGCGTTATTAGCTTATATGCTACGCAGTTGGGTAAATCTTCCCTTCATTGGTAAGATCATAGCAGATTTAATAGAAATTATTGAAAATTATAGGTAGGAGGGTTATTGTTTGAATGTAAAAAAACTAGAACATTTTAAAAACTTACTTTTAAAAGAAAAACAAGAAATTGTTGATACCCTAAGACGAATGGAGGAACATCAACCCCATAGTGGGTCTATGAAGGAATATACTGAAGAATTGTCGGCTTATGACAATCATCCGGCAGATTTGGGCACAGAAATGTTTATGACATCTATGCAGGCAAATTTGGAAAACAACGAAAAATATAGATTGCATGAGATTGATAGGGCTTTAAAAAGAATAGAAAATGATGAATATGGGATATGCAGAGATTGTAGTGGTGGTATTTCTGAAGAAAGACTAGAAATATTGCCAGAGGCAGATACTTGTATGGAATGTGAAAAAGGAAAAGTAGCTCTATATGATTCTAGTAGTAATCGACCTGTAGAAGAAAGACTACTGAGGCCTCCTTTTGGCAGAACCCATAAAAATACTGATGATTACACAGGCTATGATGGTGAGGATGCTTATCAAGAAGTAGCTAAGTATAATGAAGTGAAAAGTGATCCTTCTTTTTCCACCGGAGATAATCAAGGGGTATTTGATGATGATAGTTTAGGTATTGTTGAGGGAACAGATAAAATAACTGAAGGACACTATAAAAGCCAGATACCAGGCACAACTAAGGAAAGAAAAGGAAAGAAGGATTCTCAATAATAACACAGAAAAAAAGGTACTTTTTGTATCTTTTTTCTTTTTAGAATGATATAATCATAAAAGTAATAAAGAAGAAAGGGGCTCGTATATGAACTACATTATATCCTTTATTGTATTGTTATTGGATCAGGTGAGCAAAATATTAGCATTAAACTATTTAAAAGAAATTGGAGAAATTCCTATAATAAAAAACTTTTTATATTTTACCTATGTTGAAAATCGTGGTGCAGCCTTTGGTATACTTCAGAATCAAAAATGGTTTTTTGTTATTATGACATTTGCTGTTGTAGGATTTATCATTATTTATTTTACAAAAAACAAAGACTACCCCAAGCCTATGATGATTGGATTAAGCTTAATTGTCGGTGGTGCTATAGGCAATTTAATTGACAGGGTATTATATGGCTTTGTGGTGGACTTTATTGATTTTAGAGTATGGCCTGTATTTAATATTGCAGACTCTGCTATTGTAATAGGCCAAATACTGATTGTTTATGTTATTTTAAAATACGATCGCTTGAACCAAAAGGAGATGTAACGCTTTGGATAAAGAAGTATTTTTTGTATCGGAAGAAGAGGAAGGTATTCGGTTGGATTTGTACATTTCAGAGGAATATAAGGACTTAAGCAGAAGCTATATACAAAAGCTTATCAAGGATAGTATGGTTAAGGTGAATAATAAACATGAAAAAAGCAAGTACATTGTTAAAGAAGGGGATGAGATTGAGGTATTGATACCCCCTCCTAGGGAACTAGATATAAAACCTCAAAATATTTCCTTAGATATTGTCTATGAAGATGAAGATGTAATTGTGGTCAATAAACCTCAAAATATGGTTGTACATCCTGCTCCGGGAAACTATGAAAACACTTTAGTAAATGCC carries:
- a CDS encoding DUF5665 domain-containing protein; translated protein: MSSNRKKPNLGDKLEDLSRKMDNMRVAEYVALVSSPKKLFLMNFLLGLVRGIGMGIGFTLLTGLIIALLAYMLRSWVNLPFIGKIIADLIEIIENYR
- a CDS encoding TraR/DksA C4-type zinc finger protein — its product is MNVKKLEHFKNLLLKEKQEIVDTLRRMEEHQPHSGSMKEYTEELSAYDNHPADLGTEMFMTSMQANLENNEKYRLHEIDRALKRIENDEYGICRDCSGGISEERLEILPEADTCMECEKGKVALYDSSSNRPVEERLLRPPFGRTHKNTDDYTGYDGEDAYQEVAKYNEVKSDPSFSTGDNQGVFDDDSLGIVEGTDKITEGHYKSQIPGTTKERKGKKDSQ
- the lspA gene encoding signal peptidase II, whose amino-acid sequence is MNYIISFIVLLLDQVSKILALNYLKEIGEIPIIKNFLYFTYVENRGAAFGILQNQKWFFVIMTFAVVGFIIIYFTKNKDYPKPMMIGLSLIVGGAIGNLIDRVLYGFVVDFIDFRVWPVFNIADSAIVIGQILIVYVILKYDRLNQKEM